From Achromobacter spanius, a single genomic window includes:
- a CDS encoding inorganic phosphate transporter gives MFDLFHGLDLWVGLSLVLALTFVLAFEFINGFHDTANAVATVIYTKAMPPHLAVVLSGIFNFLGVLLGGVGVAYAIVHLLPVELLINVDTGRGLAMVFAMLAAAIAWNLGTWYFGIPASSSHTLIGSILGVGLANALITDLPLGQGVNWGKAIDIGLSLVASPIAGFAVAGLLLLALKRWLPLSKMHKTPEQRRAIDNKKHPPFWNRLVLVLSAMGVSFVHGSNDGQKGIGLIMLVLIGIVPANFVLDTHSTTYQIERTRDAANHLMVFYQRNEALLGDFLALRRVDIQEDLPANFRCDPALTVPTIMALQRDLHGVSNYADLSAQKRIDVRRYLLCLDDTAKKVARLEGLPAREAADLQRLRADLTATTEYAPFWVIVAVALALGAGTMVGWRRVVLTVGEKIGKQGMTYAQGMSAQLTAVGAIGLANVFSLPVSTTHVLSSGVAGTMIANKTGLQGNTVRNILLAWVLTLPASMLLAAGLFWIGVQIAG, from the coding sequence ATGTTCGACCTCTTCCACGGCCTAGACCTTTGGGTTGGCCTCAGTCTTGTGCTGGCCCTGACATTCGTCCTGGCCTTCGAATTCATCAACGGCTTTCACGACACGGCGAACGCCGTGGCAACGGTCATCTACACCAAGGCCATGCCGCCGCATCTGGCGGTGGTCCTGTCCGGTATCTTCAACTTCCTGGGCGTGTTGCTGGGCGGGGTGGGCGTCGCCTACGCCATCGTCCATCTGCTGCCCGTCGAACTGCTGATCAACGTGGACACCGGCCGCGGGCTGGCAATGGTCTTCGCCATGCTGGCGGCGGCCATCGCCTGGAACCTGGGCACGTGGTACTTCGGCATTCCGGCCTCCAGCTCGCACACCCTGATCGGCTCGATCCTGGGCGTGGGCCTGGCCAATGCGCTGATCACAGACCTGCCGCTGGGCCAAGGCGTGAACTGGGGCAAGGCCATCGACATCGGCCTGTCGCTGGTGGCCTCGCCCATTGCCGGGTTCGCGGTGGCCGGGTTGCTGCTGCTGGCGCTCAAGCGCTGGCTGCCGCTGTCCAAGATGCACAAGACGCCCGAACAGCGCCGCGCCATCGACAACAAGAAGCACCCGCCGTTCTGGAACCGCCTGGTGCTGGTGCTGTCGGCCATGGGCGTGAGCTTCGTGCACGGCTCGAACGACGGCCAGAAGGGCATCGGGCTCATCATGCTGGTGCTGATCGGCATCGTGCCGGCCAACTTCGTGCTGGACACCCACAGCACCACCTACCAGATCGAACGCACCCGCGACGCCGCCAACCACCTGATGGTGTTCTACCAGCGCAACGAAGCGCTGCTGGGCGATTTCCTGGCGCTGCGCCGCGTCGACATCCAGGAAGACCTGCCCGCCAACTTCCGCTGCGACCCGGCCCTGACCGTGCCCACCATCATGGCGCTGCAAAGGGACCTGCACGGGGTTTCCAACTACGCCGACCTGTCCGCACAAAAGCGCATCGACGTGCGCCGCTACCTGCTCTGCCTGGACGACACCGCCAAGAAGGTGGCGCGCCTGGAGGGCCTGCCCGCCCGCGAGGCCGCCGACCTGCAACGGCTGCGCGCGGACCTGACCGCCACCACCGAATACGCGCCCTTCTGGGTGATCGTGGCCGTGGCGCTGGCGCTGGGCGCCGGCACCATGGTCGGCTGGCGCCGCGTCGTCCTGACGGTCGGCGAAAAAATCGGCAAGCAGGGCATGACCTACGCGCAGGGCATGTCGGCGCAGCTGACCGCCGTGGGCGCCATTGGCCTGGCCAACGTCTTCAGTTTGCCCGTGTCCACCACCCACGTGCTGTCCTCGGGCGTGGCGGGCACCATGATCGCCAACAAGACGGGGCTGCAGGGCAACACGGTGCGCAACATCCTGCTGGCCTGGGTGCTGACGCTGCCCGCCTCGATGCTGCTGGCCGCCGGTCTTTTCTGGATCGGCGTGCAGATCGCGGGCTGA
- a CDS encoding DsbA family protein, translating into MTTASPTLHYIFDPLCGWCYGAAPLVEAARAIAGLNIEPHGGGMMTGSNRQPVTDGLRRYVMPHDERIAGLTGQPFGTDYFDGLLRDSGAVFDSEPPTTAILAAQTLAGRGLDLLHRMQQAHYVEGRRIADPAVLRALAVEIGLDAEAFDAAYEQAQGAETAAHIAASRRLLAQVGGTGFPTLALERNGAFTLLEPSRYLGRPEQWRDHLAARIQGGA; encoded by the coding sequence ATGACTACCGCATCCCCCACCCTGCATTACATCTTTGATCCGCTTTGCGGCTGGTGCTACGGCGCCGCGCCGCTGGTGGAGGCCGCCCGCGCCATTGCCGGCCTGAACATCGAGCCGCATGGCGGCGGCATGATGACCGGCAGCAACCGCCAACCGGTCACCGACGGCCTGCGCCGCTACGTCATGCCGCACGACGAGCGCATCGCGGGCCTCACCGGCCAACCGTTCGGCACCGATTACTTTGACGGCCTGCTGCGCGACAGCGGCGCCGTATTCGATTCCGAACCGCCCACCACCGCCATCCTGGCCGCCCAGACGCTGGCGGGCCGCGGCCTGGACCTGCTGCACCGGATGCAGCAGGCGCATTACGTGGAGGGCCGGCGCATTGCCGATCCCGCCGTGCTGCGCGCGCTGGCCGTGGAGATCGGCCTGGACGCCGAGGCCTTCGACGCTGCCTACGAACAGGCACAGGGCGCCGAGACCGCCGCGCACATTGCCGCCAGCCGCCGCCTGCTGGCCCAGGTGGGCGGCACGGGCTTTCCGACGCTGGCGTTGGAGCGCAACGGCGCTTTTACGCTGCTGGAACCCAGCCGGTATCTCGGCCGTCCCGAGCAATGGCGCGACCACCTGGCGGCGCGCATCCAGGGCGGCGCCTGA
- a CDS encoding glutathione S-transferase family protein, giving the protein MLTLYHAPRSRSFRILWLLEELGVPYDTEMVSIRGHDSTGHMPADYIDIHPHRKVPALVHDGVPVFETPAIAVYLTDLFPQAGLGPVVGDPQRGPYLTWLAYSTGVFEPAMVERAFKTPHQAALGWGSADEVEEVLTRVLQARPFFLGDRFSAVDIVLGGSLQYMMRMKIVPETPVFNAYVERLGERPAMHRALQRDGDIEES; this is encoded by the coding sequence ATGCTTACGCTCTACCACGCACCGCGTTCGCGGTCGTTCCGGATACTGTGGCTGCTCGAGGAACTGGGCGTGCCCTACGACACCGAAATGGTGTCGATCCGCGGCCACGACAGCACGGGGCACATGCCTGCCGATTACATCGACATCCACCCGCACCGCAAGGTGCCGGCGCTGGTGCATGACGGTGTGCCCGTGTTCGAGACGCCCGCCATCGCGGTCTACCTGACCGACCTGTTTCCGCAGGCGGGGCTGGGACCGGTCGTCGGCGACCCGCAGCGCGGTCCCTATCTGACCTGGCTGGCATATTCCACGGGCGTGTTCGAGCCCGCGATGGTCGAGCGGGCGTTCAAGACGCCGCATCAGGCCGCGCTGGGATGGGGATCGGCCGACGAGGTCGAAGAGGTGCTGACGCGAGTGCTGCAGGCGCGGCCGTTTTTCCTGGGCGACAGGTTCTCGGCCGTGGACATTGTGCTGGGCGGCTCGTTGCAGTACATGATGCGGATGAAGATCGTGCCCGAGACCCCCGTCTTCAATGCGTACGTCGAGCGCCTTGGCGAGCGCCCGGCGATGCACCGCGCCTTGCAGCGCGACGGGGATATCGAAGAGTCCTGA
- a CDS encoding AzlD domain-containing protein, with amino-acid sequence MNASGLEFWGAVIAMAVITYLTRALPFMLSERSRLLRHLSREGSALSALGPSLLAGIAAAVIVPDLLGAADEAARIAPYVGGLAVTGVAARLVSNTGVAVLLGMGGYGILLALAA; translated from the coding sequence ATGAACGCGAGCGGATTGGAATTCTGGGGCGCCGTCATCGCGATGGCGGTCATCACGTATCTCACGCGCGCGCTGCCCTTCATGCTGTCCGAGCGCAGCCGGCTGCTGCGGCACCTGTCCCGTGAGGGCTCGGCGCTGTCGGCGCTGGGGCCGTCGCTGCTGGCGGGCATCGCGGCCGCCGTGATCGTGCCGGATCTGCTGGGCGCGGCAGACGAGGCCGCCCGCATCGCGCCGTACGTGGGCGGGCTGGCCGTGACGGGTGTTGCGGCGCGCCTGGTCAGCAACACGGGCGTGGCGGTGCTGCTCGGCATGGGCGGATACGGGATATTGCTAGCCTTGGCGGCGTAG
- a CDS encoding AzlC family ABC transporter permease: protein METPPAAARAPSGGARIDGLKSCLPVMIGYFPVAVTFGIAGIAAGLTPLQVILISVLVYAGASQFLLLASIKAGTPWLWVVALCSLLNARHLLYGPLLSRFLPAALRDRLRVAFLLTDEVFATAFNRLHGVEPARRQGWMIALGLGAWLTWIAGTAVGVYAGDGLERHYPMLSQVMRFALPALFMALVCQSARRGMGLPILAAVVGAGLVAALGYTSLAILAGAVIGCAAYRMRRPA from the coding sequence TTGGAGACTCCCCCCGCCGCCGCGCGCGCCCCGTCCGGCGGCGCGCGCATCGATGGTCTGAAATCCTGCCTGCCGGTCATGATCGGCTACTTTCCGGTGGCCGTGACGTTCGGCATTGCCGGCATCGCGGCCGGCCTGACGCCGCTGCAGGTCATCCTGATTTCCGTGCTGGTCTACGCGGGCGCCAGCCAGTTCCTGCTCTTGGCGTCCATCAAGGCCGGCACACCGTGGCTCTGGGTGGTGGCGCTGTGCTCGCTGCTCAACGCCCGGCATCTGCTCTATGGCCCGTTGCTGTCGCGCTTTCTGCCGGCGGCGCTGCGCGATCGCTTGAGGGTCGCATTCCTGTTGACCGACGAAGTCTTCGCCACGGCGTTTAACCGGCTGCACGGCGTGGAACCCGCACGGCGCCAAGGCTGGATGATCGCGCTGGGCCTGGGGGCGTGGCTGACGTGGATCGCGGGCACCGCCGTGGGCGTGTACGCGGGCGATGGCCTCGAACGGCACTATCCGATGTTGTCGCAGGTCATGCGCTTTGCGCTGCCGGCGCTGTTCATGGCGCTGGTGTGCCAGAGCGCCCGGCGCGGCATGGGACTGCCCATCCTGGCCGCCGTTGTCGGCGCCGGACTGGTGGCTGCGCTGGGCTACACCAGCCTTGCCATCCTGGCGGGCGCGGTCATCGGCTGCGCCGCCTATCGCATGAGGAGGCCGGCATGA
- a CDS encoding chaperone modulator CbpM, with protein sequence MNKIVITSATVVGKSQPLSTDDLARACGAEVEWVARLVEVGIVNASGTGPAEWRFYSVDLQRALHARRLEHDFGAGLDAVALILDLSQEVRRLKSQLRALGAKP encoded by the coding sequence ATGAACAAGATAGTGATCACCAGCGCCACCGTGGTCGGCAAGTCGCAACCGCTCAGCACCGACGACCTGGCGCGCGCCTGCGGCGCGGAAGTGGAGTGGGTTGCCCGGTTGGTCGAGGTCGGCATCGTCAACGCCAGCGGAACCGGCCCGGCGGAATGGCGTTTCTACAGCGTGGACCTGCAACGCGCCTTGCACGCGCGCCGGCTGGAACACGACTTCGGCGCCGGTCTGGACGCCGTCGCGCTCATCCTGGACCTGAGCCAGGAGGTGCGCCGCCTGAAGTCCCAGCTGCGGGCGCTGGGGGCGAAGCCTTGA
- a CDS encoding DnaJ C-terminal domain-containing protein: MEFKDYYSILGVEQGASDDDIRKAYRKLARKYHPDVSKESDAETRMRDVNEAYDVLRDAEKRQAYDNLAAGVAPDGGFQPPPGWDEGFEFHRGAAPGDEAQFSEFFSSLFGGRGGRHGARQQDFRTRGEDHHAAIEVDLEDAIKGATRDISLRSMQMDDQGRPHMQSRTLSVKIPAGVREGQYIRLAGQGMPGYGGGESGDLYLEVRFKPHSRYRAEGRDLYMTLPVAPWEAALGASVQAPTPGGTVEVSVPPGSGNGRKLRLRGRGIPGDPPGDLYLVLDLVLPPADSDAAKAAYRKLQQDLPFNPRRNLGV; the protein is encoded by the coding sequence ATGGAGTTCAAGGACTACTACAGCATTCTCGGGGTGGAGCAGGGCGCATCCGACGACGATATCCGCAAGGCCTATCGCAAGCTCGCCCGCAAATATCACCCTGACGTCAGCAAGGAAAGCGACGCCGAAACCCGCATGCGCGACGTCAACGAAGCGTATGACGTGTTGCGCGACGCCGAAAAGCGCCAGGCCTATGACAACCTGGCTGCGGGCGTCGCGCCCGACGGCGGCTTCCAACCCCCGCCCGGCTGGGACGAAGGCTTCGAATTTCACCGCGGCGCCGCGCCCGGCGACGAGGCGCAATTCAGCGAGTTCTTTTCGTCACTCTTTGGCGGCCGGGGCGGCCGTCACGGCGCGCGCCAGCAGGACTTCCGCACGCGCGGCGAAGACCATCACGCCGCGATCGAAGTCGACCTGGAAGACGCGATCAAGGGCGCGACGCGCGACATCAGCCTGCGGTCCATGCAGATGGACGATCAGGGACGGCCGCACATGCAGAGCCGCACGCTCAGCGTCAAGATCCCGGCCGGCGTGCGTGAAGGCCAGTACATCCGGCTGGCCGGACAGGGCATGCCGGGCTATGGCGGCGGCGAAAGCGGCGACCTGTATCTGGAAGTGCGCTTCAAGCCGCATTCGCGCTACCGCGCCGAAGGGCGCGACCTCTACATGACCTTGCCGGTTGCCCCATGGGAAGCCGCGCTGGGCGCCAGCGTGCAGGCGCCCACGCCCGGCGGCACGGTCGAGGTGTCCGTGCCGCCCGGTTCCGGCAACGGCCGCAAGCTGCGGTTGCGCGGACGCGGCATTCCCGGCGATCCGCCGGGCGATTTGTATCTGGTCCTGGATCTTGTGCTGCCGCCCGCCGATAGCGATGCGGCCAAGGCCGCCTACCGCAAGCTGCAGCAGGATCTGCCCTTCAACCCGCGCCGCAACCTCGGGGTCTGA
- a CDS encoding DHCW motif cupin fold protein, which produces MNMSNIPFGTTDWSEVERTEHAGDTGMAYWRTRNFGDLRVRMVEYTAGYLADHWCTKGHILFCLEGELHTELEDGRQFVLTPGMSYQVADQAEPHRSSTQTGAKLFIVD; this is translated from the coding sequence ATGAATATGAGCAACATCCCCTTCGGCACCACCGACTGGTCCGAAGTGGAACGCACCGAACACGCCGGCGACACCGGCATGGCGTACTGGCGGACCCGTAATTTCGGCGACCTGCGCGTGCGCATGGTGGAATACACGGCCGGTTACCTGGCCGACCACTGGTGCACCAAGGGCCACATCCTGTTCTGTCTGGAAGGCGAACTGCACACCGAACTGGAAGACGGCCGACAATTCGTGCTGACCCCCGGCATGAGCTACCAGGTGGCCGATCAGGCCGAACCGCATCGCTCGTCCACGCAGACCGGCGCCAAGCTGTTCATCGTGGACTGA
- the yfcF gene encoding glutathione transferase gives MGAPITLYVDSQFLSPYAMSVYVALTEKQLPFEVRPIDLGAGEQRMQPFQCRALTSRVPALTHADFNLTESSVIAEYLDEAFPPPAHTALFPAALQERARARQLQAWLRSDLGALRQERPTETVFYGEAGQPLSDDAHAAAAKLIRVASYLVGVGQSTLFDDWCIADLDLAVMLKRLSNDDLPDTLRAYADVQWQRPAVQKWLEHNAAAR, from the coding sequence TTGGGCGCCCCGATTACGCTATACGTCGATTCCCAGTTTCTCAGCCCCTACGCCATGTCGGTCTATGTGGCGCTGACCGAAAAGCAGCTGCCTTTCGAAGTGCGTCCCATCGACCTGGGCGCTGGCGAACAGCGCATGCAGCCGTTCCAGTGCCGCGCGCTCACCTCGCGGGTGCCGGCGCTGACGCACGCGGACTTCAACCTGACCGAATCCAGCGTCATCGCCGAATACCTGGACGAAGCCTTCCCCCCGCCCGCACACACCGCCCTGTTTCCGGCCGCCCTGCAGGAACGCGCTCGCGCCCGCCAATTGCAGGCCTGGCTGCGCAGCGACCTTGGCGCCTTGCGCCAGGAGCGTCCCACGGAAACCGTGTTCTACGGCGAAGCCGGCCAGCCGCTATCCGATGACGCCCATGCGGCCGCCGCCAAATTGATTCGCGTGGCCAGCTATCTGGTCGGCGTTGGCCAGTCGACGCTGTTCGACGACTGGTGCATCGCCGATCTCGATCTGGCGGTCATGCTCAAGCGCCTGTCGAACGACGACCTGCCCGACACGCTGCGCGCCTACGCAGACGTGCAATGGCAGCGGCCCGCCGTCCAGAAGTGGCTGGAGCACAACGCCGCCGCGCGCTGA
- a CDS encoding DUF3141 domain-containing protein: MAGSGSDHTLAPSLNPWTAAYEYTVDAWQRGVLYADVMRQRGNQYHEHMAKRAPNVLSMEFELVLDGRELPRPVNYGLLRIKPPAGVETDPIKRPFLVVDPRAGHGPGIGGFKPESEIGVAVRAGHPCYFATFLPQPMPTQTVEDVMMAEARFLEEIIALHPDAEGKPVVVANCQAGWQIMMTAAVRPELFGPIIVAGAPLSYWAGWRGMNPMRYAGGLLGGSWLTAMTSDLGNGKFDGAWLVQNFENLNPANTLWSKQYNLYAKVDTEADRYLSFEKWWGGHVFLNGPEIQYIVDNLFVGNRLATAGLVTSDGIRIDLRNIRSPIVVFCSKGDNITPPPQALGWIPELYQNEAEVLAHGQTIVYAIHESIGHLGIFVSGSVARKEHQEFTSNIDMIDVLPPGIYQAEIADKTPDTPNADLAFGNYVLSFEQRKLDDVRAIVDRKEEDDQRFAAVARISDINLGMYRSFVQPWLRAMVTPQSAEWMQRMHPLRLPYELISDRNPLIAPIAKVAEQVRENRQQAAPTNPFVVAQEMFSNWIETSLNIWQELRDSADERTFMSVYGSPVVQDLAGLGAKSGPPRRHPGVSPEHRRFMEDRAAELRSMLQEGGLRVAAIRMLLYVSGAEGGLDERSFALIRKMRAEADNALTLEAFKDVIREQALMMTLDSDAAIQAMPRLLEDSTAAEIRASLIAMKGVLEAAEPLSDAARESLNEMERIFEAAERRAQRREQGQAPAASRGAAAKAAYPVQDLVDLAAQVPAKTARPHSDAAGKAVNEAEPPRKAPRSASKATSRTAPNAASKSASKSPAKPAAKAAKPAANGAAKAASKSASKPASKSAPKSAADATPAKAPAKRAAARQPAKA; this comes from the coding sequence ATGGCCGGATCCGGCTCCGATCACACGCTCGCCCCGTCCCTCAACCCCTGGACGGCCGCCTACGAATACACCGTGGACGCCTGGCAACGCGGCGTGCTTTACGCGGACGTGATGCGCCAGCGCGGCAACCAGTATCACGAACACATGGCCAAGCGCGCGCCCAACGTGCTCAGCATGGAATTCGAACTGGTGCTGGATGGCCGCGAGCTGCCCCGCCCCGTCAATTACGGTCTCTTGCGGATCAAGCCGCCGGCCGGCGTGGAAACGGATCCGATCAAGCGCCCCTTCCTGGTGGTGGATCCGCGCGCGGGCCACGGCCCGGGCATCGGCGGCTTCAAGCCCGAAAGCGAAATCGGCGTGGCCGTGCGCGCGGGGCATCCCTGCTACTTCGCGACGTTCCTGCCGCAGCCCATGCCCACCCAGACCGTCGAAGACGTGATGATGGCCGAGGCGCGCTTCCTGGAAGAAATCATTGCGCTGCACCCGGATGCCGAGGGCAAGCCCGTCGTCGTGGCCAATTGCCAGGCGGGCTGGCAGATCATGATGACCGCGGCGGTGCGCCCTGAACTGTTCGGACCGATCATCGTCGCGGGCGCGCCGCTGTCGTACTGGGCAGGCTGGCGCGGCATGAATCCCATGCGTTACGCGGGCGGCCTGCTGGGCGGAAGCTGGCTCACGGCCATGACCAGCGACCTGGGCAACGGCAAGTTCGACGGCGCCTGGCTGGTGCAGAACTTCGAGAACCTCAACCCGGCCAACACCCTGTGGTCCAAGCAGTACAACCTGTACGCCAAGGTCGACACCGAAGCCGACCGCTACCTGAGCTTTGAAAAATGGTGGGGCGGCCATGTATTCCTGAACGGGCCCGAGATCCAGTACATCGTCGACAACCTGTTCGTGGGCAACCGCCTGGCCACCGCAGGCCTGGTGACCTCCGACGGCATCCGCATCGACCTGCGCAACATCCGCTCGCCCATCGTGGTGTTCTGCTCCAAGGGCGACAACATCACCCCGCCGCCGCAGGCGCTGGGCTGGATTCCCGAGCTCTACCAGAACGAAGCCGAAGTCCTCGCACACGGCCAGACCATCGTCTACGCCATCCACGAAAGCATCGGCCACCTGGGCATCTTCGTGTCCGGCAGCGTGGCGCGCAAGGAACACCAGGAATTCACCTCGAACATCGACATGATCGATGTGCTGCCGCCGGGCATCTACCAGGCTGAAATCGCCGACAAGACGCCCGACACGCCCAACGCCGACCTCGCTTTTGGCAACTACGTGCTGTCCTTCGAACAGCGCAAGCTGGACGACGTGCGCGCCATCGTCGACCGCAAGGAAGAAGACGACCAGCGCTTTGCCGCGGTGGCCCGCATCTCCGACATCAACCTGGGCATGTACCGCAGCTTCGTGCAGCCCTGGCTGCGCGCCATGGTCACGCCGCAATCGGCCGAGTGGATGCAGCGCATGCACCCGCTGCGCCTGCCCTACGAACTGATTTCCGACCGCAACCCGCTCATCGCGCCCATCGCCAAGGTGGCCGAACAGGTCCGCGAGAACCGGCAGCAGGCCGCGCCCACCAATCCTTTCGTGGTGGCGCAGGAGATGTTCTCGAACTGGATCGAGACCAGCCTGAACATCTGGCAGGAACTGCGCGATTCCGCCGACGAGCGCACCTTCATGAGCGTCTACGGATCGCCCGTGGTGCAGGATCTGGCCGGCCTGGGCGCCAAGTCCGGCCCGCCCCGCAGGCACCCCGGCGTCTCGCCGGAGCATCGCCGCTTCATGGAAGACCGCGCCGCGGAACTGCGTTCGATGCTGCAGGAAGGCGGACTGCGCGTGGCCGCAATCCGCATGCTGCTGTACGTGTCCGGCGCCGAGGGCGGCCTGGACGAGCGCAGCTTCGCGCTGATCCGCAAGATGCGCGCGGAAGCCGACAACGCGCTGACGCTGGAAGCGTTCAAGGACGTCATCCGCGAACAGGCCCTGATGATGACGCTGGATTCGGACGCCGCCATCCAGGCCATGCCCCGCCTCCTGGAAGACTCGACGGCCGCCGAAATCCGCGCCAGTCTGATCGCCATGAAGGGCGTTCTGGAAGCGGCCGAGCCGCTGAGCGACGCGGCGCGCGAAAGCCTGAACGAAATGGAGCGCATCTTCGAAGCGGCCGAACGCCGCGCGCAGCGGCGCGAGCAAGGCCAGGCGCCTGCGGCATCACGTGGCGCCGCCGCGAAGGCTGCCTATCCGGTCCAAGATCTGGTCGACCTGGCCGCCCAGGTGCCCGCCAAGACCGCCCGGCCGCATTCCGACGCCGCGGGAAAGGCCGTGAATGAGGCGGAACCGCCCAGGAAGGCGCCGCGGTCCGCGTCGAAGGCCACATCGAGAACCGCGCCCAACGCCGCGTCGAAATCGGCATCGAAGTCCCCGGCAAAGCCCGCCGCCAAAGCGGCCAAGCCGGCGGCCAATGGCGCCGCCAAGGCAGCGTCGAAGTCCGCTTCGAAGCCCGCATCCAAGTCCGCACCCAAGTCCGCTGCGGACGCGACCCCGGCCAAAGCGCCCGCCAAGCGCGCCGCCGCCCGTCAACCCGCCAAGGCCTGA
- a CDS encoding phosphate acetyltransferase, whose protein sequence is MSLPTSTHYDKLIARAQTLEAAPCAIAHPCDEPSLSAALEARDLGLLRPILVGPEGKIRDTAEQFKLNLGDARIVDAPHSHAAAETAVALVRSGEASLLMKGSLHTDELMHEVVARTTGLRSGRRISHVFIMEVPTYAEPLFITDAAINIFPDLETKADIIRNVIDLHHGLGLGEPRVAILSAVEQVTPSIPSTIEAAALCKMADRGQIAGGVLDGPLALDNAISPDAARIKGIRSPVAGVAQVLVVPDLEAGNMLAKNLTFLANAEAAGIVLGARVPIILTSRADSPRSRLASCAVAAIYANHLAQQQARPLA, encoded by the coding sequence ATGAGCCTCCCGACGTCCACGCACTACGACAAACTCATCGCGCGCGCGCAAACGCTGGAGGCGGCGCCGTGCGCGATCGCCCATCCTTGCGATGAACCGTCGCTGTCGGCCGCGCTGGAAGCGCGCGATCTGGGCCTGCTGCGGCCCATCCTGGTCGGACCCGAAGGCAAGATCCGCGACACGGCCGAGCAGTTCAAGCTGAACCTGGGCGACGCCCGCATCGTGGACGCGCCGCACAGCCACGCCGCCGCGGAAACCGCCGTGGCGCTGGTGCGCAGCGGCGAGGCCTCTCTGCTGATGAAAGGCAGCCTGCACACCGACGAGCTGATGCACGAGGTCGTGGCGCGCACGACGGGCCTGCGCAGCGGCCGGCGCATCAGCCATGTGTTCATCATGGAAGTGCCGACCTACGCCGAGCCGCTCTTCATCACCGACGCGGCCATCAACATCTTTCCGGACCTGGAAACCAAGGCCGACATCATCCGCAACGTGATCGACCTGCATCACGGATTGGGGCTGGGCGAACCGCGCGTGGCCATCCTGTCGGCGGTCGAACAGGTCACCCCCAGCATCCCCAGCACCATCGAGGCAGCCGCTCTGTGCAAGATGGCCGACCGCGGCCAGATCGCGGGCGGCGTGCTCGACGGCCCGCTGGCGCTCGACAACGCGATCAGCCCCGACGCCGCGCGCATCAAGGGCATCCGCTCGCCGGTGGCCGGCGTGGCCCAGGTGCTGGTGGTGCCCGATCTGGAAGCCGGCAACATGCTGGCAAAGAACCTGACCTTTCTCGCCAACGCCGAGGCGGCCGGGATCGTGCTGGGCGCACGCGTGCCGATCATCCTGACCAGCCGCGCCGACAGCCCGCGTTCGCGCCTGGCGTCGTGCGCGGTGGCAGCGATCTACGCCAACCACCTTGCCCAGCAGCAGGCCAGACCGCTGGCCTGA